CCCAGCAGCCCCCTTCCGCGGCCGGCGCCCCCACGCCGGTCCGCGACTCCCCGAACGACTCCGTGAAGGACCCTTCGACTCCGGGACCTTCCGGCCGTGCGGGCGGCTACCGGGGGCGCGTGCTGGTGGGGCTCGCCCTGGCCCTGGGCGTGTCCCTGCTCCTGGCGCACGGCCTGCTCGCGCGCGCCAACCAGGAGCGCGCGGCGGAGCGCGAGCAGCGCACGGCCACCGTGTCCCTGCTGGGGCTGGCGGACCTGGTGCAGCGCGCGGGCGGCACCGGCGACGGCGTGAAGGCCGTGGTGGCGGGCTGGCCGGGCGTGCCGGGGAGCTCCGTGCGCGTCATCGCCTTCAGTGGCATCCGGCTGGAGGCGTCCACCTTCCCGGATGACACCGGGGACAAGGCGGCGCCGCGCCGGCTGTCTCGCGACGAGAAGCCGCTGTACGACCGCGGCCAGCGCCTGCGCGCCGCGGTGGAGACGAACCGCGAGGAGGGCAGCGCGCGCAAGGCGGAGGTGGAGTCGGAGCTGCTCGACAATGGCGCAAGCCGCCTGTTGTCCGCGCCCGTGGAGGTGGATGGGCAGGTGGTGGGTTCCGTGGAGTCCCTCACGCCGGTGGTGGTGAAGGGCGAGACGCCGTCCTGGACGCCGGTGCTGCTGGCGTTCCTGCTGCCGCTGGCGGCGTGCGCGGCGGCGGTGTTCGCGCTGTCGCGCCAGGGCGTGCGCGTGGCGGTGGCGGCGGCGCTGTTCCTGGCGGGCCTGGGTGGCTACACCGTCTATTCGCTGCGCGCGCTGGACGCGGAGCTGCGGCAGACGGAGGACGCGGTCAGCGCGGAGCTGCGCACGCGCGGCGAGAAGGCGCAGGCGCTGATCGCCGCGAACAACCTCGACGCGGAGCCCGCGCTGAAGCCCGGCGCGTGGGACGCGGACGCCATGCGCCGCCCGCTGGGCAAGCTGACGGAGTCCGGCTCGCCGGACGAGGCGAAGCTCGCGGCGGCGGGCGCGCAGGTGCGCGGCAACGCGACGAAGGCGCTGGGGGCGCTGGGCGTGGTGGGGCTGGCGGTGCTGCTGTTCATCGGCCTGGGCGCGCTGCACCGGGCGGTGGCCACGGCGGTCGAGTTCCGGCAGGCCTACGCATACATCCTGCCCGCCATGGTGGGCATGGTGGTGCTGGTGTTCTTCCCCTTCGGCTACGGCATCACGCTGTCGTTCACGGACGCCAACCTCTACAACAGCAGCCAGCCGCTGTCCGAGTTGTGGGTGGGCTTCCGCAACTACGTGGACATCCTGGGCGACTTCAGCTTCGCGAAGACGGCGGCGGACGGCTCGCTCGTCTTCAACTACCTGAACTTCTATTACACGCTGCTCTTCACCATCGTGTGGACGGTCACGAACGTGACCATCGGCGTGACGGTGGGCCTGCTGCTCGCGCTGGCGCTCAACGTGCCCAATCTGAGGATGCGGCCGGTGTACCGCGTGCTGCTGATCCTCCCGTGGGCCATGCCCAACTACATCACCGCGCTCATCTGGAAGGGCATGTTCCACCAGCAGTTCGGCGTGGTGAACCACGTCATCCGGATGTTCGGTGGGGACGGCCTGGCGTGGTTCGATTCACCGCTCACGTCGTTCTTCACGGCGCTGGCCACCAACGGCTGGCTGTCCTTCCCGTTCATGATGGTGGTGTCGCTGGGCGCGCTCCAGTCCATCCCGGGTGAGCTCTACGAAGCGGCGCGCGTGGACGGCGCCAACCGGTGGCAGCAGTTCACCGCCATC
The sequence above is drawn from the Corallococcus sp. NCRR genome and encodes:
- a CDS encoding carbohydrate ABC transporter permease — encoded protein: MSQNAPQQPPSAAGAPTPVRDSPNDSVKDPSTPGPSGRAGGYRGRVLVGLALALGVSLLLAHGLLARANQERAAEREQRTATVSLLGLADLVQRAGGTGDGVKAVVAGWPGVPGSSVRVIAFSGIRLEASTFPDDTGDKAAPRRLSRDEKPLYDRGQRLRAAVETNREEGSARKAEVESELLDNGASRLLSAPVEVDGQVVGSVESLTPVVVKGETPSWTPVLLAFLLPLAACAAAVFALSRQGVRVAVAAALFLAGLGGYTVYSLRALDAELRQTEDAVSAELRTRGEKAQALIAANNLDAEPALKPGAWDADAMRRPLGKLTESGSPDEAKLAAAGAQVRGNATKALGALGVVGLAVLLFIGLGALHRAVATAVEFRQAYAYILPAMVGMVVLVFFPFGYGITLSFTDANLYNSSQPLSELWVGFRNYVDILGDFSFAKTAADGSLVFNYLNFYYTLLFTIVWTVTNVTIGVTVGLLLALALNVPNLRMRPVYRVLLILPWAMPNYITALIWKGMFHQQFGVVNHVIRMFGGDGLAWFDSPLTSFFTALATNGWLSFPFMMVVSLGALQSIPGELYEAARVDGANRWQQFTAITLPALKPALVPAVILSVVWTFNMFNIIFLVTGGDPGGSTEILVTQAYKFAFERYRHGYAAAYSTVIFGILLLYSMVQNRVSRATEAA